The sequence GATAGGAAGTACCTCTGGATCCTGGCGCGCAGCACGGTGCTCAGTGACGAAGACCGCGGCTTCATCCTCTCAAAACTGCCCGCGTTGGGATATGACCCCTTCAAGCTCTACTGGACGGGGTTCAAGGCGATGTGCAACCACTAAGCTCAGGTATCCCGCCGGTCAATAACGATCTCGTCAAGTCCCAGACGCGACGTCATTGTGTGGCCTTCTTCCGTATAGCCCAGGGCGAGGACGGCATGAGGTTCAAGCCCCATGAGCCCGAAATGTTCTTTGGCCCGCTCCGTACTGAACCCACCCATCGGGTGCACCGCGATACCGCGTTTGAACGCTTCAAAGATCAGAAATGCCATGGCCGTACCGCTGTCGAAAGCATGCCAGCGGTTCGGTTTCCGGTTGTACGCAAAGGTCTGGGTCGAACAGAGCAGCATCAGCATCGAGGCGGATTTGGCCCACTCCGCGTTCTTTGTCGAAAGGATCTCCAGGAAATCATCTTTTTCCCCCAGCACGAAACGCCACGGCTGCTCGTTAAAACAGGAAGGCGCCGTCATCGCAGCTTCCAGTACGGCGCAGAGGTCCTTCTCTCCCAGAGGTTTTTTTACAAACTGTTTGGGGGAGAACCGTTTCAAAAAGAGGTCGTCGATACCGTATTCCGTGCTGCGCATCTGCCATCCTTTGGAGAGAAACATCTACACATCATACGCTTATCGCGGTTAAATTTTTCCTTAATACATCAAAAAAATGAGATCCGGTTCACCGGTCGGAGGCTTAGACGAGGACGCTGATTTTTCCCGCGACCACCGCGATCTTCCCTTCGAGTTCGTAACGGAATACCTCCTGCGGATAATCCCGGACGGCATCTTCGTAGCTCGGGGCGGTACGGCAGTAGTCCAGGAAAGCATCGCCGACGCAGCGGGCGGCTTCGCCGTAGCGGCTGACAAAGGCGTCGATATCGTAAATCGCTTCGGCTTTCCCCTCTTTGAGGAGCCGGTTCGTTCCTTCGCTTTCACCGATGCGGTGCGGCAATACGTAAATCTTCTTTCCCATACGCAAGGCATGTTCCACGCTGCGCATACTGCCGCTGTTTTCATCGGCCTGGGTCACGATCAGCGCGTCGCCGAGCGCCACGACGATCTCGTTGCGGACGACAAAACTCCACGGTGTCGCCTGGAAACCGTCTGCAAAGGGGCTCAACAGCAGACCGTCATGGCCAATCGCATCGAGCAGCGCCCGGTTGGTCGCCGGGTAGCGGATGTCGATTCCGCTTCCGAGCACGGCGATCGTATTGGAGGCACCGGCGGCCGCATGGGCAGTCGCATCGATGCCCATGGCACCACCGCTGACGATACAGACGCCCGCTCTGGAGAGTTTGGCCGACAGTTCCGAGGTCATAAAGCGGGAGTAGCCGTCGGCGCGGCGGGAACCGACAATGGAGAGCTTGACGCGCGACAGCAGTGCCGTGTTGCCGCAATAATGGAGCTCGTCGGGATACTTGCGCATTGCCTCGAGGGCGGGGACTTTCTCTAGAAGGAGCTCACTCATGGTTTTCATACGCTGCGAGCGTGTCGATACGCACCAGTTTGACCGACTCCAGCACATCCTTCGATTCGGCAAGGCCCTGGAGCGTCTGCTTGTGCGGGTGGCCGATGACCACGACCGATCCGTACTTCTTGGCGATCTTCACCGCACGGCGCACCTGTTTTTTCACCGACTCGACATCCGGATCGTGATCCAGAAAAACATCGCGGCTTATGTAGGGACGGTGCAGTGTTTTCATCAGGGCCGGTACCGCCGTCTTGCCGGTGGTACGGCTGTCGACAAAAGTGATCCCCTCCCGGTCGAGGGCATAAAGCAACTTCTCCATCGCATCACGGTCCGCGGTGAATTTGCTGCCCGTATGGTTGTTGACAAAAGCGACTTTCGGGAAAAGGTTCTTGATCTGGCGGATACGCTCCTCGATCACCGCCTCGTCATCCCCGACATGCAGTGTCAAAGGCTCTTCGGCCGAAAAAGAGACCGCCTCCATGGGGAGGTGGACCATGTAGTAGGATTGCTTGGCCGCCAGCGCAGCCGAATCGGGGTGGCGTTTTGACGGGGGAAGGAAAGACATCGTCACCGGCAGCTTGAGCGCTTTGATGTTGCGGACATCATGGGCAAAAGAGACATCATCGAAAATGATGGCCATCATCGGTTTCGCCCCCGCGTCCGGCTCGACTTTTTCGGCCCGTACCACCGGTTTCGGCGGTGCTTTTTCATACTCATGGCTGGCCGTTCTCGCTTTCGCCTTTTTAAGCGCCTTTTGCAGTTCGGCAGTGTGTTGGCGCTCTGTCAACAGCGCACCGCGATGCTCCTGCTTCCCTTTCTGGTAACCGAAAAAATAGCCCCCTGCCGCCAGAATAAATGCAATAAGCAGGAAAATGAGCCCCTTGAGCACCGCATTGAGAAAAGCGCTTTTCTTCCGCCTCGTCTTTGCCCTGCCCGTTGTGCCTTTCCTGGGTGCACTTTTTTTCCGCTGCTGCGCCATTCCGATCCCTCATGATTCTAATCGGCACATTGTAATAAGAATCGGATAACAGGGCGGTTAACAGGGCATCATGCCATCTGTCCGGGCTTCGTTCACTCCTCTTTGCGGCCGATCTGGATATCCTGACCGTCCCACTTCGTGTGCAGCCGGTATTCGTCAGCCAACTCCCTGATGCGCATCACCTCCAGTACCCCCTGGGGGTCCATGGAAATCGCTTTGAGCACTATCGTTCCTTCGCTTGGTTCTTGAAGCGCATGATAATGCCAGTTTATCGCCGACAGTTTTGTATACAGTTCCTGTATCATCAGCACCCCTTTCTCATTTCATATCTATAGTGCATTATAGTTTGATTTGATTAATACATCAAATTATTTTGCAACTAATACTAACCAATCACATCCCTCTCTTCAGGAAGTGTTCCTTTTTTTTACATCTCATTACGCTCCATCATACATATTAGTGCTCCATTTTTATGCATCAGCACCGGAGATTTAAAACAAATCCGGCCTATACTTTCAGCATGGATCAATTACTTTTAGCTATTTTTCTGACCCTCGCCATCGCCGCGGTGCTGAGTATTCTGCTCAAACGTCTGGGGATCTCGCACCTCATCGGCTATATCCTAACCGGGACGATTATCAGCTATCTGTTCGGTTTCAACGGCCTGAGTATTCTCACCCTCGACGTCATCGGCGAATTCGGGATCGTCTTTTTGATGTTCACCATCGGTCTGGAGCTGAGCCTGGGGCGAATCAGGAGTATGAAAGAGATTCTGCTGACCAACGGACTGCTGCAGGTGGGCCTCAGCGTCATCGTCATATTTGCCCTCGCCTACTTTATCTTTGCCCTTGACTTTAATACGGCGCTCATCGTCGCTCTGGCCTTTTCGCTCTCGTCGACGGCCATCGTACTCACCTACCTGAAACAGTCCAAGGACATCCTGACCCCTTACGGGCAGATCTCGATGGGAATCCTCGTCTTCCAGGATCT is a genomic window of Sulfurimonas sp. HSL1-2 containing:
- a CDS encoding nitroreductase family protein, with amino-acid sequence MFLSKGWQMRSTEYGIDDLFLKRFSPKQFVKKPLGEKDLCAVLEAAMTAPSCFNEQPWRFVLGEKDDFLEILSTKNAEWAKSASMLMLLCSTQTFAYNRKPNRWHAFDSGTAMAFLIFEAFKRGIAVHPMGGFSTERAKEHFGLMGLEPHAVLALGYTEEGHTMTSRLGLDEIVIDRRDT
- a CDS encoding DNA-processing protein DprA, with product MSELLLEKVPALEAMRKYPDELHYCGNTALLSRVKLSIVGSRRADGYSRFMTSELSAKLSRAGVCIVSGGAMGIDATAHAAAGASNTIAVLGSGIDIRYPATNRALLDAIGHDGLLLSPFADGFQATPWSFVVRNEIVVALGDALIVTQADENSGSMRSVEHALRMGKKIYVLPHRIGESEGTNRLLKEGKAEAIYDIDAFVSRYGEAARCVGDAFLDYCRTAPSYEDAVRDYPQEVFRYELEGKIAVVAGKISVLV
- a CDS encoding divergent polysaccharide deacetylase family protein: MAQQRKKSAPRKGTTGRAKTRRKKSAFLNAVLKGLIFLLIAFILAAGGYFFGYQKGKQEHRGALLTERQHTAELQKALKKAKARTASHEYEKAPPKPVVRAEKVEPDAGAKPMMAIIFDDVSFAHDVRNIKALKLPVTMSFLPPSKRHPDSAALAAKQSYYMVHLPMEAVSFSAEEPLTLHVGDDEAVIEERIRQIKNLFPKVAFVNNHTGSKFTADRDAMEKLLYALDREGITFVDSRTTGKTAVPALMKTLHRPYISRDVFLDHDPDVESVKKQVRRAVKIAKKYGSVVVIGHPHKQTLQGLAESKDVLESVKLVRIDTLAAYENHE